In a single window of the Pongo abelii isolate AG06213 chromosome 1, NHGRI_mPonAbe1-v2.0_pri, whole genome shotgun sequence genome:
- the LOC134760753 gene encoding small ribosomal subunit protein uS5-like — translation MADDAGAAGGPGGPGGPGMGNRGGFRGGFGSGIRGRGRGCGRGRGRGRGRGARGGKAEDKEWMPVTKLGRLVKDMKIKSLEEIYLFSLPIKESEIIDFFLGASLKDDVLKTMPVQKQTRAGQRTRFKVFVAIGDYNGHVGLGVKCSKEVATVIRGAIILAKLSIVSVRRGYSGNKTGKPHTVPCKVTGRCGSVLVRLIPAPRGTGIVSAPVPKKLLMMAGIDDCYTSARGCTATLGNFAKATFDAISKTYSYLTPDLPTSVSQGTRAPHQPLSNTPTSAHKQLSSCC, via the exons ATGGCAGATGACGCCGGTGCAGCGGGGGGACCCGGAGGCCCTGGTGGCCCTGGGATGGGGAACCGCGGTGGCTTCCGTGGAGGTTTCGGCAGTGGCATCCGGGGCCGGGGTCGCGGCTGTGGaaggggccggggccggggccgaggCCGCGGAGCTCGCGGAGGCAAGGCCGAGGATAAGGAGTGGATGCCTGTCACCAAGCTGGGCCGCTTGGTCAAGGACATGAAGATCAAGTCCCTGGAGGAGATCTATCTCTTCTCCCTGCCCATTAAGGAATCTGAGATCATTGACTTTTTCCTGGGGGCCTCTCTCAAGGATGATGTTTTGAAGACTATGCCGGTACAGAAGCAGACCCGTGCCGGCCAGCGCACCAGGTTCAAGGTGTTTGTTGCTATCGGAGACTACAATGGCCATGTCGGTCTGGGTGTTAAGTGCTCCAAGGAGGTGGCCACCGTCATCCGTGGGGCCATCATTCTGGCCAAGCTCTCCATTGTCTCCGTGCGCAGAGGCTACTCGGGGAACAAGACTGGCAAGCCCCACACCGTCCCTTGCAAGGTGACAGGCCGCTGCGGCTCTGTGCTGGTGCGCCTCATCCCTGCACCCAGGGGCACTGGCATCGTCTCCGCACCTGTGCCCAAGAAGCTGCTCATGATGGCTGGTATCGATGACTGCTACACCTCGGCCCGGGGCTGCACTGCCACCCTGGGCAACTTCGCCAAGGCCACCTTTGATGCCATCTCTAAGACCTACAGCTACCTGACCCCCGACCTTCcgacctcagtttcccaa GGAACAAGAGCTCCTCATCAGCCTTTGTCAAACACTCCAACCTCTGCTCATAAGCAGCTGAGCAGCTGCTGCTGA